Part of the Tidjanibacter massiliensis genome is shown below.
GACGGGGAGCGGTTGAAGCCCTATTACCGGAATGTCCGCAGCGGCGATGCGGACAACCGGGAGGGGACTGCCGCCAGAATTTACTGGGCAGAGCTGTTCGGCCGGGATTTCGTTCGTATGCGGGAGGGAGATGTTCCCAATAATTTGCTGAATTACGGATATACGGTTCTGCGGGCGGCCGTCGCACGGTCGCTGATGGGGTCGGGGCTGTTTCCGGCGTTCGGCATTTTCCACCGTAACCGGTACAATGCCTTTCCGTTGGCCGACGATGTGATGGAACCTTATCGTCCTTTTGTGGACGAATTGGTGTACGGGCTCCGTATGCAGGGCGAGTCGCAACTGACGCAGGAGGTCAAGGGGACCCTGCTGCGGATACTGTTCGCCGATACGCGTTTCGAGAAGGTGATGCGTCCGCTGGATGTCGGCCTGACGTTTACGGCGGCATCGCTGGCGAAATGTTTCGCTGGAACGCAAAAGAAGATTGTTTACCCTTTGTTGGAGTGACAGGATGTCGGAAGTCCGTTTGAATGCATATCGTATCATGTGGCTGTTCGTGTTTTTCGATTTGCCGAC
Proteins encoded:
- the cas1 gene encoding type II CRISPR-associated endonuclease Cas1, yielding MVKRALFFSTPYSLSLRDNQMIIRTKEAPDMQRTVPVEDIGVVVLEDRQTSVTLPLLNALSDNNAAVIFCGDDRMPNAMLMNLDSNRTQGENYRTQIEASEPLKKGIWRQIVEAKIRNQAALLQKLGKDGERLKPYYRNVRSGDADNREGTAARIYWAELFGRDFVRMREGDVPNNLLNYGYTVLRAAVARSLMGSGLFPAFGIFHRNRYNAFPLADDVMEPYRPFVDELVYGLRMQGESQLTQEVKGTLLRILFADTRFEKVMRPLDVGLTFTAASLAKCFAGTQKKIVYPLLE